The following is a genomic window from Fundidesulfovibrio putealis DSM 16056.
GCCAACTCCCAGCGCTCGCTCTCCGAGGTGCGCGAGGCGTCCATCCTGCCGGTGTCGCCTGCAATCTTGAACGAACTGTTCATCGGCAAGGCCAGGGCCGTCTGGGCCAGGATCGCCCAGACCGGGGAACTCAGCCGCGCCGCCCAGGCCCATCTGGAAGACATGCTCATACGTGGCGACGGCAACATCTTCCCCGGCCTCTACTACGACGCCCCGCAAGCCCTGGAGCAGTGGCTCCCCAAGGACGCGGTGTACGTGCTGGCCCAGTCCACCAGCCTGCGCCCGCGCCTGGAGGAGCAGGAGTTCGGCTGGGTCACGGAGCTTGAGAAGCTGTCGGGCTCCTTCGGCTTCCAGTGGCCCAGGCATCAGGTGATCTGGCCCGAAGCAATGGCCCGGCGCACCTGGCGCGACAAGCCGCAGCTGGTGTTCGAGGATCTGGTGATCGGCCACGAGAAGCACGGCTTCGACCTGCCCGAGAAGAGGATCGAGAATTTCCAGGACCTGTTCTGGCGGCCCGACGAGGCGCGGCGTCCCTGGAGTACTCTGGTGGCCGCCATGAAGCAGTGGGAGGACGAGCGCAGGCAGGTCCTGCTGTCTTTCCATTCGCAGCAGTCGCGCCGCAAGTTCCTGAAGCTCTGCGAGCACGAGGGCATCGCGCTTTCCCAGGAGGCCTTCACCGGCAAGCCCGGCCTGTACGCGCTGGTCTCGCCGCTGCGACGGGGCATGGAGCTCTCCTGGAACAACACGCTGATCCTGCCCGAGGACGTGTTGCAGCCGGGAGCCGCCAAGACCGCCAAGCCCAAGCCCGAGAAGGGCTTCAAGGGCATGACCGCCTTCGACGACGTGAACCCCGGCGACCTGCTGGTGCACCGCGATTACGGCCTGGCCCGCTTCGAGGGGTTGAGCCGCCTGTCCGTGGACCAGACCGCCAACGACTACCTGCTGCTGCTCTTCGACGGTGGCGACAAGCTCTATCTGCCGGTGGACCGCCTGAGTCTGGTGCAGCGCTTCAAAGGCCCCGAGGGAACGGACCCCTCGCTGGACCGCCTGGGCGGCACGCGCTGGAAGACCAGCCGGGAGAAGGCCCGCAAGGCCATCGAGCGTATCGCCCAGGATCTGGTGGAGATGTACGCCTACCGCCGCGTGGCCAAGGGCTACGCCTACGGCCCTGTGAACGAGTTGTACTGGGAGTTCGAGGCCACCTTCGGGTTCGAGGAGACCCCGGACCAGGAGCGCGCCATCACCGAGGTGCTGGAAGACATGGAGCGCCCCGAACCCATGGACCGCCTTGTCTGCGGCGACGTGGGCTTCGGCAAGACGGAGGTGGCCATGCGCGCCGCCTTCCGGGCGGTGCTGGACGGCAAGCAGGTGGCGCTTCTGTGCCCCACCACGGTGCTGGCCGAGCAGCACTACCAGAATTTCATGAAGCGCCTGGAAGGGTTCCCGGTCAACGTCGGCATGCTCTCGCGCTTCGTCACGACCAAGCGGGCCAAGATGGTCACGGAGGCCGCAGCCAAGGGCGAGGTGGACATCCTCATCGGCACGCACCGCCTGCTCTCCAAGGACGTCAGCTTCCCGCGCCTGGGCCTCATCATCCTGGACGAGGAACAGCGCTTCGGGGTCAAGCACAAGGAGAAGCTGAAGGCCCTCAAGATGAATGTGGACGCCCTGACGCTCTCGGCCACGCCCATCCCGCGCACGCTCCAGCTCTCGCTGTCGGGCATCCGGGGGCTTTCGGTCATGGAGACCGCCCCCGTGGACAGAAAGCCGGTCGAGACCGCCCTGGTGGACCGCAACGAGACCATGCTGGCAAACATCGTGGCCAAGGAGATGGAGCGCCAGGGCCAGGTGTTCTGGGTGCACAACCGCGTGCAGAGCCTCGCCGCCGTTGGCGACTTCGTCAAGAAGCTCGCGCCCGGCGCGCGCGTGGCCATGGCCCACGGCCAGATGGCCGAGAAGGACCTGGAAGACGCCATGCACAAGTTCTGGCACGGCGAGATCGACGTGCTGGTGTGCACTGCCATCATTGAATCCGGCCTGGATTTCCCGCGCGCCAACACCCTCATCGTGGACAACGCCCAGATGTTCGGCCTGGGGCAGCTCTATCAGCTGCGCGGCCGGGTGGGGCGCTCGGAGCGCCAAGCCTACGCCTATTTCGTGGTGCCCTCCATCGACCACATTCCGGAGCTGGCCCGCAAGCGCCTTCAGGTCATCCTGGACATGGACTATCTGGGCGCGGGTTTCCAGATCGCCATGGAGGACCTGCGTCTGCGCGGCGCGGGCAACATCCTGGGGGAGGCCCAGTCCGGCCACATCGCCAAGATCGGCCTGGACATGTTCCTGGAGATGCTCGACGAGGAGGTCCGCCGGGTCAAGGGCGAGCCCCCGCGCGAGGAGGTCGAGACCGAGCTCAACCTGAGCGTGCCGGCCCGCATCCCCGAGACCTACGTGCCCGACTCCAAGGAGCGCCTGCGCCTCTACAAGAGCCTCACCGCCGCGCACTCCGAGGCCGACCTCGCCGAGGCCATGGCCGACATCCGCGACCGTTTCGGCCATGCGCCTGAAGAGGTGGAGACGTTTGCCGCAGTGCTCAATTTCAAGCGCGTGCTCACCAAGCTTGGCGTCAAGCGCGCCGACATTCATCAGGTCAAGGCCGTGCTCACCTGGGAAGAGGGAGCCAAAGCCGTCAGCCCCGAGGCGCTCATCGCCTGGATCACCCCGCGCCAGGCCACGGCCAAGCTCCTGCCGCCCGCCAAGCTTGAGGTGCGCCTTGATCAGGGCAAGCCGCTGCGCGAGGCACTGGATCAGGCCACGGCCGAGTTGGCCAAGCTGGTTGCATGATGCGTACAGGCAAGAGCAAGAGTGAAGACAGAAAGATGCCTCCGGCGGCCAGGGGGAGAAGCCTCCCCCTGGACCCGGCTATGGGCTTCGCGTCCTGTGCGGGAGGTTTTCGGCGGAGCGGGGCACGTGGTGTGGGGAGGGTGTTTCTGGCGGGGATGCTCATTGCCCTGGCGTTGGCCTTGGGAGCATGCAGCCAGGAGCCGGTCGAGAAGGGCGTCGCGGCCAAGGTGAACGGCAAGCCCATCTCCGTAAAGACTCTGGAATACGTTCAGGCCTTAAGGCTTTCCTCGCCGTCCATGATTCCGGGCGAGACCCTGGCGGGCCTTCAGGCCGAATACGGCGAGGCCCTGGCCACGCTCATCGTCGAAGAGCTGGTTAGCCAGGAGCTCGCCAGGCGCGGGATCGAAATAACCGAGGCGGAAATAAAGAACGCGGAAACGTCGTTGCGCTCCGGCTATCAGGGCAACGCCTTCGAGAACATGCTGGCGGAGGAAGGGCTCGACCTGGCCCTCTGGCGCGAACGCCTGCGCGCGCGCCTGGTCCTGGACGCCTTCACCGCCAGGGTCCTCAGGCCCCGCGTCACCATCAGCCCGGAAGAGGCCCAGCAGTACTACCGGGCGCATCTTCAGGAGTTTTCCCAGCCGGTTACGCTCAAGTTTCTCAAGGTGGAGTCCATCAATGCCGACGCGCTGAAGGCAGCCCTGGAAGAGGCCAAAAAGGCCAAGGACCCTGCTGATCTCCTGATGGTCTTTGACGACGTGAGCCTGCAAACCCAGGCTTCCCCCGAGGACGTGCTCCCCCGCTCCTGGCGAGACGCTCTCAAGGGGCTGAAGCCAGGCCAGGTCGGGCCGATTACTCGCGGCGGAATCGGTTATCAGGCCTTCATCCTGCTGGAGAGGTCCGAGGCCAGGGTGGAAGGACCGGTTCAGGTGTATGCCCTGGTGGAAAAAAGACTGCTGGAAGCGCGTCTGGCCCAGGAGTTTTCGTCATGGCTGTCCCATACGGCAGCCTCGTCCCGGCTGGAAATCAGCCCCGCATTGTCGCCGCGTTAGGTCTGGAATCTTCCTCTCGCGGTTCATTGCATCGATTTGAAAAAGCGAATACAAGGGGAGCGCCGCAAGGCCGGACCCCTACTGTCCGCCAACCTGCCTCCGTGGAGGATGCCATTGTCCGCCGTTTTCCGCCTTTTTATTGCGCTGAGTGTCTGCCTGGCCCTGGCCCCCGCGTCTTTCGCCGCCCAACAGGTGGTGGTCGACAAGATCGTGGCCCAGGTCAACGGAGAGGTCATCACCCTGTTCGAACTGAACGAAAAGGTGAAAATCTATACCACGCAGGTCGAGAAGAGGGCGTTCAACCCCGCCGACCCGGCCATAGCGGACCTTCAGGCCCGCATCCTGAAGACCATGGTCGATGACATCCTGCTCAAGCAGGAGGCTACCCGCCTCAAGGTCGTGGTGTCTGACACCGAGGTCGATTCGCGCATCCGCGAAATGCGCGAGAAGGGCGGCCTCTCCGATGAGCAGTTCAACCAGCAGCTCCGCCTTGAGGGCATGACCCGCAAGGAGTTCGCCAGCGCCATCAAGAAGGATATCCTCAAGAAGCAGCTCCTCGGCTACATGGTGCAGCGTAAGGTCGTGGTCACCGAAGAGGAGGTCAAGAACTTCTACGAGGGCAACAAGACCGGCATGAAGGTCGAGACTGGGCAACGCATCGGGCTCATCATGCTTGGCAAGATGGACGAGGCCAAGGCCCTGAGGCAGCGCATCGCCAGCGGACAGATCTCCTTCGCGGACGCAGCCCGCAAGTTCTCCGTGGGTCCCGGCGCGGCTCAGGGCGGCGACCTGGGCAAGGTCGAACTCAAGGATCTTGCTCCGGAACTTCGCCAAGCTCTCCAGAACGTGAATGCAGGCGGCGTGAGCGAGCCCGTGCTGCTCGACGGCAAGCCCGTGCTGCTGACCATCGCCAGCGACACCACGGCCAAGGCCGCCCCGGCTCCGGTGGGACCGCCTCCCTACGAAAGCGTTCGTGATGAAATATTTGAGCGCATATACAAGGAAAAGCTTGAAAAGCAGTTTGCCGACTACATGGAGAAACTGCGCTCCAAGTCGGTCATCAAAATCAATCTTTGATGAGCTTCCCTGAAAGGACGTATGATGACTCTTGAGGAAATGGGCGCGCTCCTACGCCAGGAGCGGGAACGCCAAGGCATCAGCCTGGAGACGGCAGCCACCGAGATCAAGATCAGCAAGAAGTATCTTGTCGCGCTCGAGGAAGGCCAGACCAAGGAGTTGCCGCATCCGGTATACGCCAAAGGCTTCGTGAAGAACTACGCCCGCCTGCTCGGTCTTGATCCGGAGGAAATGGGCGCGGTCCTTTCCAGCCACTACGCCGTGGACGACGACCAGTTGCGCGAACCGCCCGGACAGGAACCGCGTGAAGCCGCACCCAGCATCAGGGAACGCCGCCCTTCCTTCGCTTCTCAGGGGACGTCCGGGTTCAAGCCTTCCTTGTGGCTGGCGCTGCCGCTGCTCCTGGTTTTTGGCGGACTGGTGTGGTTTTTCTTCTTCTCGAGCTTCGGGCAGGGATTCTCCGTGGAGAGCGTCCTGGGGCTGTTCTCCTCCAAGCAGGAGCAGGCCGCCCCCGAGACCCAGGCCGCCCAGAAGCCTGCCGCGTCCGCCCCGGCGGCTCCTGCGGCGTCGGCCTCCGGTCCCAAGGCCGAGGCCAAGCCCGAACAGGCGGCCCCGGCCCAGGCCGATCAATCCGGCCCCGTGCAGCGCGATCTGCTGGCCACCACCCCCGGCCCCGGCGGCGTGAAGCAGGCCCCGGCTGTTCCGGCCGCTCCTGCGCCCGAGCAGAACATCACACCCGAGAAGCTTGCCGCCGAGGCCCAGTTCGCCGCGTCCGGCAAGCAGGTGGTGGAGATCAACGCCATTCAGCCCGCAACGGTGGAGGCTACCACCGAGGACGGCCAGAAGCGCTCCCTGACCCTGGTCAAGGGCCAGCGCCTCGCGCTTCGCTTCAACGACAGGGTCGTCGTCCGCTTCCAGCAGGCTCCCTCGGTGAGCGTGAAGCTGAACGGCAAGGACTACCCGCTGGAAGGCGGCAGGGCAGACGGGAAGAGCATTACTTTCCCATAACGGCCCCAATCAGGGTTTCCAAAGGGCGGAGCCCTTTGGCCGCCGGAGGCCTTCTTCCGTCAGAGTCCTTCGAGAATTTTACTGATGAGCGCAGAGAGTCCGCGTAGGCGCTCCCGGCAAGTGAACTGAAGACGCCTCGCAACGATCTGTTCTTATTGCGAATTATCAGACGCCGTCTCCCCAGTCGCGGGGAGGCGGCGAACCTGTTTGAACTCGCGCCGGGAAAATCATGGAATCCACGGAAAAAGCCCTGGTGCTAAAAGTTGGACGCTTCCGCGAAGTGGACGCCTGGGTGCGCCTGTTTTCGCCGCGCAAGGGCATCTTCACGGCCTTCGCTTTTGGAGGCTCGGTCAGCCGTCGCCGCTTCCTGGGCTGCCTGGACCCTTTCAACGTGGTCAACTTCAAGGTGAAGCACGAAGCCGCCAAGGGCTACACCTACCTGCTGGAGGGCTCGCTCATGGCCGCGCATCCGCGCCTCCGCCAGGATGTTGAGCGCCTGGGCATGGCCGTCAACTGCATCAAGTTTCTTGAGGCAGCGCACCTGGGAGCAACGGGCAGCGAACACGCTTTCGACCTGCTGATGGAGACCCTGGACGCGCTGGAGCAGGCCGAACAGCCCTCGCGCCTCCTGCCGCTGTTTTTCCGCGCCCGCATGGCCTTCGACCAGGGGTTCAAGCCTGAACTCTCGCACTGCGCCCGCTGCGGCGCGGACGTGGCCCTGCAGGGCGGAGCCCAGCTTTTCGTGGAGCAGGGCAAATTGCACTGCGGCGACTGCCGCCAGTGGGGCCATGGGGCCAGCGTGCGGCTTTCGTCGCCCTCACTTGATGTTTTGCAGGCTGTTTGCGAGCTTTCGCCGCTTCAGTGGGCCGGGCTTGCCGTGTCCAACCAGGCGCGCATGGAGTGCGGGCGCGCGCTTGACCTTTTCGTGGAATATCACCTGGGCTTGACCTGGGACCACGGCTCGTTTAGGCGCATCTGACGCCTTTTAAAGTCCAGAGGAGTCCGCATGCACTTTCAAGATGTCATCCTCACCCTGCAGAGCTATTGGGCCAGGCAAGGGTGCCTGATCGTTCAGCCTTACGATCTGGAGGTCGGCGCGGGGACGTTCAACCCCAGCACCTTTTTCCGGGTCATCGGCCCGGAACCCTGGAGCGTGGCTTATGTTGAGCCTTCCCGCCGCCCCACCGACGGACGTTACGGCGAGAACCCCAACCGTCTCCAGCACTACTATCAGTTCCAGGTTATCCTGAAGCCTTCGCCCGACAACGTGCAGTCGCTCTATCTGGAGAGCCTGCGCGCCCTTGGCGTGCCGCCTGAAGCCCATGACATCCGCTTTGTGGAGGACGACTGGGAGTCGCCCACGCTCGGCGCGTCGGGCCTTGGCTGGGAAGTGTGGCTGAACGGCATGGAAGTCACGCAGTTCACCTACTTCCAGCAGATCGGCGGCATCGAGCTTTCGCCGGTGGCGGTGGAGATCACCTACGGCCTGGAGCGCATCTCCATGTACCTTCAGGAGAAGGAGTCCGTGTACGATCTCTCCTGGAACGAGAACGTCACTTATGGCCAGGTGCATCACCAGGGCGAAGTGGAGCACTCCAAGTACAACTTCGAGCTGTCCGACCCGGACATGCTGCTCTCCTTCTTCAACGCCTGCGAAGCCGAGTGCAAGCGCCTGTGCGAGGCCGGTCTCCCCTGGCCCGCCTACGACTACTGCCTGCGCTGCTCGCACACCTTCAACATGCTCCAGGCCAGAGGGGCCATCTCCATCACGGAGCGCACCGGCTACATTGCCCGCGTGCGCGCCCTGGCCCAGGCCCTGGCCCGGCTGTACGCCGCCCAGCGCCGCGACATGGAATACCCCCTCCTCAAAAGCTAAAGGATCATACCCATGCCAGCCTTTCTCTTGGAAATCGGATTCGAGGAGATGCCCTCGCGCTTTCTGGCCTCCCTCACCGAGGAGCTTCGCCAGGGGCTTGCCGGGCTTCTGGAGCAGAACAAGCTCTCCTGCACGGGCGTCTCCACATGGTCCACGCCGCGCCGCCTGACCGCCCTGGTGGAAGGGCTCGACGCCCAGCAGCGCCGCGAGGAGGAGACCGTCACCGGTCCTCCGGTCCGTGCCGCCTATGACGCCTCCGGCAACCCCACCGCCGCCGCGCTTGGTTTCGCCAAGGGCCAGAGCGCGCAGATGTCTGACGTATTCACCGTGGACACCCCCAAGGGCCAGTACCTGGCCCTGCGCAAGACAACCGGCGGCGTGAAGGCCGAAGATATCCTGCCCGGCGTGTGCCTGTCGGTGTTCAAGGCGCTCAACTTTCCCAAGAAGATGCACTGGGGGAGCCTCGACTACACCTTCGGACGTCCCATCCGCTGGATCGTGGCCCTGCTGGACGACCAGGTGATCCCCTTTGAGGTGGCCACCGTGCCCTCTGGCCGCTCCACCTACGGGCATCGGGTCATGGGCGCCGGCCCCTGGGAACTGGCCGCAGTGGCCGACTATTTCCCCACGCTGGAGGACAAGGGCAAGGTGATGCTGGACCCGGCCAAGCGCCGCGCCGCCATCGTGGCCCAGTGCCAGGAGGCAGCCGCCTCCGCCGGGGGCAGGCCCATCATCGGCGAGCGTTTGCTGGAGGAAGTCTGCGGTCTGGTGGAATATCCCCTGGTGATCCTGGGCAACTTCGACAAGCGCTATCTGGAGCTGCCCCGGCAGGTTCTGCTGACCAGCATGGAGAGCCACCAGAAGAGCTTCGGCGTGGAAGACGCCCAGGGACGCCTGCTGCCGCACTTTTTGACCACGGCGGGGCTCAAGCCCACCGAGGTGGCCCTGGTTCGCAAGGGCTGGGAGCGCGTGCTGAAGGCCCGGCTGGAGGACGCCCGCTTCTTCTGGGAGACCGACCTCGCATCAAGCTTCGACACGTGGCTCAAGAAGCTGGACACCGTCACCTTCCTGGCTCCCCTGGGTTCCATGGGGGCCAAGACCCGGCGCATCGAGGCCCTGTGCTGCAAGATGGCCGAGCAGGCCAAGTCCGAGATCATGCTGGACCTGTGCCAGGCCGGGCGGCTTTCCAAGGCTGATCTGGTCTCCGAGATGGTGGGCGAGTTCGCGGACCTCCAGGGCATCATGGGCGGCGTGTACGCCCGCAAGAAGGGCGAGAGCGAGCAGGTGGCCCAGGCCATCGCCGAGCAGTACCTGCCCCTTGGCCCGGACAGCCCCGTGGCCCCGAGCCTGGGCGGCGCGCTCCTGGCCATCGCCGACAAGATGGACACCCTGGCCGGATGCTTCGGCCTGGACATGATCCCCACCGGCGCGGCCGACCCCTACGCGCTGCGCCGCCAGGCCTTGGGCATCTGCCGCACGCTCGTCGAGCACGGCCTGCGCCTGAACCTGGAGGACCTCATCGCCCTGGCCTTCACCGGGTACGAGGGCGTGACCTGGAAGCTGGACCCCGCCGAGGCGCGCGCCAGACTGCTGGAGTTCTTCGGTTCGCGCCTCAAGGCGCTGTATCAGGGCAAGGGCGTGCGTCCGCAGGTTGTGGACGCGGCCATCGGTGCCGGGTTCTCCGACGTGTGGGCTTTCGACGCCCGTGTGGCGGCCCTGACCAGCTTCAGCGAGGGGGCCGGGTTCGATCAGGCCGTGCTGGCCTTCAAGCGTGCGGCCAACATCATACGCAAGCAGGCCGCCGCCATGGAGCTTACAGGAGACATTGCGCGGGAGAAGCTGGTGGAGCCTGCCGAGCTGGCCCTGGCCGACGCCCTGGCCGCCAACGCCGCCCGCTTCGAGGAACTGTGGGCCGCCGATAATTTCGACGCCCTGTTTGGGCTCCTGGGCGAGCTGCGTCCCAGCGTGGACGCCTTCTTCGACAACGTCATGGTGATGTGCGACGATCCGGTGTTGAAACTGGGCAGACTCAATCTGCTGAAATCCCTGGTGGATCGTCTCGGCAGGCTGGCGGACTTCGCCGCGCTGCAAATTTAGACGAACCACTTGACAGACTAACCGTTCAGGACTATCAAGTCCGTCTTTGAACTTGCTTTGAGGAGGGAGATCCCTTGGCCAATCATAAGTCCGCGCTGAAAAGGCACCGTCAGAGTCTTGTTGCACGTGCACGCAACCGTTCCGCTAAAACCCAGGTGAAGAATGTCATCAAGGCAGTGCGCGCCGCCATTGACCTGAAGGACGCCGCCGCCGCCAAGGCCGCCCTGCAGGAGGCCACCGCCGTCCTGGACAGCGCCGCCTCCAAGAAGATCGTCCACTGGAAGACCGCTGCCCGCAAGGTCTCCCGCTTGAATCTGGCCGTCAACAAGATCGAAGCCTAGTCGGTCTTGAGCTAAAGCCTTGAAGCCCGCCGACCACTGGTCGTGCGGGCTTTTCGTATTTCCTGAACGTTTTCCGCGTTGTCCGTCGCCATGGGCGCGACCGCTTGCAGTTGACAAGACTGAAAGCATGCCTCATCGATAGGTAAGCGTCCCTATCTCTCATGCAAAGGCAGCCGCGAATGCTCTTCGACCCGTCTTCAATCTCGGTGACCGTACTGTCCGGCAACGTCCATCATGCTTCGCGGGACAAAG
Proteins encoded in this region:
- the glyS gene encoding glycine--tRNA ligase subunit beta yields the protein MPAFLLEIGFEEMPSRFLASLTEELRQGLAGLLEQNKLSCTGVSTWSTPRRLTALVEGLDAQQRREEETVTGPPVRAAYDASGNPTAAALGFAKGQSAQMSDVFTVDTPKGQYLALRKTTGGVKAEDILPGVCLSVFKALNFPKKMHWGSLDYTFGRPIRWIVALLDDQVIPFEVATVPSGRSTYGHRVMGAGPWELAAVADYFPTLEDKGKVMLDPAKRRAAIVAQCQEAAASAGGRPIIGERLLEEVCGLVEYPLVILGNFDKRYLELPRQVLLTSMESHQKSFGVEDAQGRLLPHFLTTAGLKPTEVALVRKGWERVLKARLEDARFFWETDLASSFDTWLKKLDTVTFLAPLGSMGAKTRRIEALCCKMAEQAKSEIMLDLCQAGRLSKADLVSEMVGEFADLQGIMGGVYARKKGESEQVAQAIAEQYLPLGPDSPVAPSLGGALLAIADKMDTLAGCFGLDMIPTGAADPYALRRQALGICRTLVEHGLRLNLEDLIALAFTGYEGVTWKLDPAEARARLLEFFGSRLKALYQGKGVRPQVVDAAIGAGFSDVWAFDARVAALTSFSEGAGFDQAVLAFKRAANIIRKQAAAMELTGDIAREKLVEPAELALADALAANAARFEELWAADNFDALFGLLGELRPSVDAFFDNVMVMCDDPVLKLGRLNLLKSLVDRLGRLADFAALQI
- the recO gene encoding DNA repair protein RecO — translated: MESTEKALVLKVGRFREVDAWVRLFSPRKGIFTAFAFGGSVSRRRFLGCLDPFNVVNFKVKHEAAKGYTYLLEGSLMAAHPRLRQDVERLGMAVNCIKFLEAAHLGATGSEHAFDLLMETLDALEQAEQPSRLLPLFFRARMAFDQGFKPELSHCARCGADVALQGGAQLFVEQGKLHCGDCRQWGHGASVRLSSPSLDVLQAVCELSPLQWAGLAVSNQARMECGRALDLFVEYHLGLTWDHGSFRRI
- the rpsT gene encoding 30S ribosomal protein S20 gives rise to the protein MANHKSALKRHRQSLVARARNRSAKTQVKNVIKAVRAAIDLKDAAAAKAALQEATAVLDSAASKKIVHWKTAARKVSRLNLAVNKIEA
- a CDS encoding helix-turn-helix domain-containing protein, which encodes MTLEEMGALLRQERERQGISLETAATEIKISKKYLVALEEGQTKELPHPVYAKGFVKNYARLLGLDPEEMGAVLSSHYAVDDDQLREPPGQEPREAAPSIRERRPSFASQGTSGFKPSLWLALPLLLVFGGLVWFFFFSSFGQGFSVESVLGLFSSKQEQAAPETQAAQKPAASAPAAPAASASGPKAEAKPEQAAPAQADQSGPVQRDLLATTPGPGGVKQAPAVPAAPAPEQNITPEKLAAEAQFAASGKQVVEINAIQPATVEATTEDGQKRSLTLVKGQRLALRFNDRVVVRFQQAPSVSVKLNGKDYPLEGGRADGKSITFP
- a CDS encoding SurA N-terminal domain-containing protein encodes the protein MSAVFRLFIALSVCLALAPASFAAQQVVVDKIVAQVNGEVITLFELNEKVKIYTTQVEKRAFNPADPAIADLQARILKTMVDDILLKQEATRLKVVVSDTEVDSRIREMREKGGLSDEQFNQQLRLEGMTRKEFASAIKKDILKKQLLGYMVQRKVVVTEEEVKNFYEGNKTGMKVETGQRIGLIMLGKMDEAKALRQRIASGQISFADAARKFSVGPGAAQGGDLGKVELKDLAPELRQALQNVNAGGVSEPVLLDGKPVLLTIASDTTAKAAPAPVGPPPYESVRDEIFERIYKEKLEKQFADYMEKLRSKSVIKINL
- a CDS encoding peptidylprolyl isomerase, coding for MGFASCAGGFRRSGARGVGRVFLAGMLIALALALGACSQEPVEKGVAAKVNGKPISVKTLEYVQALRLSSPSMIPGETLAGLQAEYGEALATLIVEELVSQELARRGIEITEAEIKNAETSLRSGYQGNAFENMLAEEGLDLALWRERLRARLVLDAFTARVLRPRVTISPEEAQQYYRAHLQEFSQPVTLKFLKVESINADALKAALEEAKKAKDPADLLMVFDDVSLQTQASPEDVLPRSWRDALKGLKPGQVGPITRGGIGYQAFILLERSEARVEGPVQVYALVEKRLLEARLAQEFSSWLSHTAASSRLEISPALSPR
- the mfd gene encoding transcription-repair coupling factor — translated: MANPASPLTEILSGASQAVSIYKSGPGSLLSLCREAVSRGRTVVLIAPGAADLAQITSLLHLFYPAQDEPIGERPWAALPSYTPGLPSQALWARRWAFLHACATTIKPKILCLSVDNLLPKWPPREALEHHILDLKTGDELSPEMILEQVTAWGYRRVGMVSQPGDLALRGDLLDLFPPGYDHPVRLEFFGDTLENIRLFDANSQRSLSEVREASILPVSPAILNELFIGKARAVWARIAQTGELSRAAQAHLEDMLIRGDGNIFPGLYYDAPQALEQWLPKDAVYVLAQSTSLRPRLEEQEFGWVTELEKLSGSFGFQWPRHQVIWPEAMARRTWRDKPQLVFEDLVIGHEKHGFDLPEKRIENFQDLFWRPDEARRPWSTLVAAMKQWEDERRQVLLSFHSQQSRRKFLKLCEHEGIALSQEAFTGKPGLYALVSPLRRGMELSWNNTLILPEDVLQPGAAKTAKPKPEKGFKGMTAFDDVNPGDLLVHRDYGLARFEGLSRLSVDQTANDYLLLLFDGGDKLYLPVDRLSLVQRFKGPEGTDPSLDRLGGTRWKTSREKARKAIERIAQDLVEMYAYRRVAKGYAYGPVNELYWEFEATFGFEETPDQERAITEVLEDMERPEPMDRLVCGDVGFGKTEVAMRAAFRAVLDGKQVALLCPTTVLAEQHYQNFMKRLEGFPVNVGMLSRFVTTKRAKMVTEAAAKGEVDILIGTHRLLSKDVSFPRLGLIILDEEQRFGVKHKEKLKALKMNVDALTLSATPIPRTLQLSLSGIRGLSVMETAPVDRKPVETALVDRNETMLANIVAKEMERQGQVFWVHNRVQSLAAVGDFVKKLAPGARVAMAHGQMAEKDLEDAMHKFWHGEIDVLVCTAIIESGLDFPRANTLIVDNAQMFGLGQLYQLRGRVGRSERQAYAYFVVPSIDHIPELARKRLQVILDMDYLGAGFQIAMEDLRLRGAGNILGEAQSGHIAKIGLDMFLEMLDEEVRRVKGEPPREEVETELNLSVPARIPETYVPDSKERLRLYKSLTAAHSEADLAEAMADIRDRFGHAPEEVETFAAVLNFKRVLTKLGVKRADIHQVKAVLTWEEGAKAVSPEALIAWITPRQATAKLLPPAKLEVRLDQGKPLREALDQATAELAKLVA
- the glyQ gene encoding glycine--tRNA ligase subunit alpha produces the protein MHFQDVILTLQSYWARQGCLIVQPYDLEVGAGTFNPSTFFRVIGPEPWSVAYVEPSRRPTDGRYGENPNRLQHYYQFQVILKPSPDNVQSLYLESLRALGVPPEAHDIRFVEDDWESPTLGASGLGWEVWLNGMEVTQFTYFQQIGGIELSPVAVEITYGLERISMYLQEKESVYDLSWNENVTYGQVHHQGEVEHSKYNFELSDPDMLLSFFNACEAECKRLCEAGLPWPAYDYCLRCSHTFNMLQARGAISITERTGYIARVRALAQALARLYAAQRRDMEYPLLKS